The genomic window atatgtgctgcaggaagtggtgtattctttcctgtctgacacagtgctctctgctgccacctctgtccatgtcaggaactgtccagagtaggagaggttttctatgaggatttgctactgctctggacagttcctgtcatgggcagaggtggcagcagagagcactgtgtcagactgaaaaaaatgcaccacttccttcaggacatacagcagctgataagtaccggaggACTGGAGACTAAGACTGGAGAGTCATTTATTACAATCAGATAGATCTGTCCACAGAGGACAATATTAAAGGGTAGTCCAGATCTAGAAAACCCTGAGCGTCTTTCCTCCAaacacagcgccacacctgtctacaggctgtatgtggtattgcagcagtCTAACTTACTTTAAAAATAGCTGCGCTACACTACCACACACAATCCATGTACAAATGTGGTGCTGTTATAGGAAGAAAGCAGTCACCTGCCTAATGATGAAAACTCTTAGACATATACTAAAACATGGAGCAACTACAAGTGCAATTTTTTGTTACGTCTGCGGTGGTGCTGTAGGAATACGAGGGTCCCTCTCACgttgaaaacttttgacatgtcctagagacatgtcaaacgttttgtttggtcagggtctgggtttTCCACCCCCACTGGTTGTTAggtagagctgggagaagcgcaTGGCTAAGAGCTTCACTTCTCAGCTCAATGCAGGAAAGGGGCTGCATAGCCTTACAATAGAGATCATCTCAGGGAGTAAAACTCTTAGCTAAACACTTCTCCTGGTTCACTGTAGTGATCAGTGAAGTCTAACCATCCAGACCGAGGCTAatgaaaacttttcacatgtctctagaACACAggtatcaaactcaggccctccggctgttacacaactacaattcccatcatgctaaagctttgactgtccaggcatgatgggaattgtagttttgcaacagatgaagGGCACCTTTGCTCTGGAACATATTAAAAGTATCTTAAAGTGACAGACCTATTAGCTGGGCAGAGTTCAGCGACACCATAGACAATGAATAAAGCCTTGGCTGCAGTGGCCATGCCCGGGTGCTGAGCGATCGGGGTTTGGAAGGTCGGGTCCCCAACAATCTGCTTGTTATTTCCTATCTTAtggggagaatacccctttaacaaactgtGTATACTATTGTCTATTTGATAGTGAAGAGTTTAGCCTATGAGCCAGTTACACAGGGGCATTTGTGTCTGTATTTCCATCGCAAGTCCCAGCCCTGATGACCTGACCTGACAGTTCCCAGTATGGGTCAGTAGGCCCGGGGTCAGGCCATGACTCGCGGCTATAAAACAGATGCAAAATTTCATCTGTCTTACACCAATGTGGAACCGGCCTAAGAGAGAGACCAGAGATACTCACCCCATGCCCATTGCATTTCTTAGCACACTCATCCACTTGCAAGAATGAAATATTTTTGCACTGTCCTTCAAAGCAAatctggggaaaaaaagaaaagacaattATAAGATCTGTATTGATGCAGATAGCGAGCTCAGCATCACCACAGTGATGGCATATACGGCATATGCCtgacatggggagggggggggggtgcgtttTATGAAATGCAATAGACAGAAGATATAGGGTACAGTGAGTATTAGAGTATCTGACCTGGTTCTCGCCGCACTTAGTACCAGACAGGACCAGACCTGGATCCATCATATCCTCCTCTTCGGTTATTCTGTAAACATGTGTCCCCCTGCAGAGGATGCGTCTCCCCTGCACGCTGATAGTGGTGTCTATTGCAACCGCGCTGTGTTCTATGGGCTTATAGGCAGGGCTTAGGCACTGGATCTTCCCACACTTGGCATGTCTAGAAAGAAGAGACAATACGACCTATAGAAACTGCTCAAATCCAGGAACGCTGCGGGTACTTTACTAGTAGTAAAGAAACCATTCCTCTTACCCACCATTCAGGCTTAAAGGTGTACTCTTTAAAGCCAATGCATTTATCTTGTCATATTTTGCAAAGTTATAACTTTGCAATTCACCTTcataaagttttataacttttctGGTAGTTTTGTACCCTCTGTATTAAGGGTGGgtaacctcggctctccagctgttgcaaaactacaactcccatcatgcctggacagccaaagtagttttgcaacagctggagagcagaggtcCCTTacccctgccctacagtatattaTCTGGCCGAAGCGCTGTAGTGCACAGAGCTGTGACATggtctctctactgccccctcaGGCCATGTTGGGATTGCTACAGTGTCACCTGCCAATGCTATTTTTCACCTTTGCTACATCTTATTTGCAggcatgtagcagagcttatcTGCTCCAGCGATCCTCTGTAGAcgggatgtagcagagttgaaaaATGGTAATATAACATATGTCCACATATAAGAGGCACTCACACATACACTGTGATGATGTCCTCTTGCAACATTGCTAGTTCATCATCGTACTTTACCTACTaactcaggggtagggaaccttggctctccagctgttgcaaaactacaactcccatcatgcctggacagccaaagctaaagctttggctgtccaggcatgatgggagttgtagttttgcaacagctggagagccaaggttccctacccctgtactaACACATCCTTCTTCATGTAGTCCTGTATCACTTGCATTACTACATTACCCACTCACTTGGCTTCACATTTCCTGTATTCACCGTTCATATCTCGCCCGCAGTTTCCGTACTGATCGCCAGCCGAATTTATCCTTTCAAAGCAAATATCTGGCGCGATGCTCGCTCCTGTACAAACACAATGCATGTGTCAggtatataaatacataaaatgtaatattgCTATGCTGGAGGagattaaacatggtgtaaagtaaggaGGGGGGAGCTTGATAAGGGGTAAAAGAGACATTTTTTCTCTGATAAAATATATTAGACAttatgggggagacttatcaaatatggtgtaaagtgaaactggctcagttggggaaaataaaaggtgaaatctgattggttgctaggggcaactgagccagtttcactttacgccatgtttgataaatctccccctccatAACCCTGTTAAACATACTGCCCACCTACTTTTTGACCaccgtgtgtgtgtattatacatatatatgtatatatatatatatatatatatatatataattgttgcAGTGaaagggagcagagcggcacaccgcCCCAGCAACCGTATGGCGGCAGGCCGGACAGTGGAGCAGAGCTGCATGCCTCCCCAGCAGGCATACGGCAGCAGGGCGGACAGGACcaggggcggacggggagcagagcaacacacctcccggcaggcatatggtgttggggcagactgggagcagagcggacgggccaggggagcagagcggacgggccaggggagcagagcggacaggccaggggagcaggaggtgcGTAGCAGGGGAATAGAGAGGCAGCAGAGCGGAGGGGCCaagggagcagagaggcgatacggtaagcgaattctatgtcgcaggagttcattccatcatttccctgaaaggggtcagtgatttgatcaataccctagggaaatgatggaacggtgtGGTCATTTCATCATGTCactgcaatatgtatatatatatatatatatatatatatatatatatatatatattgcaccaaCATAATACATGGCCCTGCATCATTGTACTCGTATCGCTATGTGCAGTAGTGCAGCTCAGCTCTGCTCAGTCTATAGTTGCACACAGGAGCTGCAGTACCGCACACGAGGACAGTATCCTATACTGTACGCAtctctccatgacgtgactcacCATTTCCCCAGAGCTGCCGGCACTGTTGCTGGTGTGTAAGGCATCTCCCGTTGTAGCAAAAAGCTTCTCCGTTTTGGCAAGATGTCCCGTCCAGCTGGAAGGAGTTAGGAGGACACTCGGGAGAACGTCCGGTGCAGTACTCTGGAAGGTCGCAGGATCTGGAGGTCTTCCGACATGGGAATCCAGGTGGCCTCAGCTAATGAGGAATTTTACACATTAGGATTAGGCTACATGTGTTTCCTATAAGGCCCCTGGCATCTACACACCATAAATATAACCGTAGTGTCAGACGGAAGAGATGTCTTACTCTGCATTGATGGCAGCATGTCCCGTGGGCACATTCGGCACCTGGCAGTAGCGTGCACGTGGTGGCATTGCAGCATGGGTTATCGCATTGCTACAAAAAGGAGAGAGAACCATGTAATGTCTATGGATTCATGGTCTTCATCCGCAGCTTGATGTCATGCACTTTGATGATAAATATTCTACCATTTTGTGTACACAGCTCCCAGCTTGCAGTAGTTGCAGTAATAAAAGCATATAGATCTGAATAGGACAGGGATGGAaaatcttcggccctccagctgttgcaaaactacaactcccatcatgcctggacagccaaaggctgttgtagttttgcaacagctggagggtcgaaggttttCCATCCCTGGAATTGGAGCTGTGCACAGGAACCACTTACACATACACCAATACATACCTCAagatccccgcagtcacactgctctCCCTCCTCCAAGAAGCCATTCCCACAGCGCGCTCCTCCATAAAGCGTCTTGGTGTCGGGGGTGTTGCTGAGGCACATCCCTCCTCCTGAGCGTAAGAAGCGATCCAGCTCCCGTCTATTACAGGCGTTGAACACTTTGGGAAAAGGATGCCTGAAAACAGCATAGAAAATAATCCGACCTTGTCAATGATTTTTGCTGTCAATCTCTTCTTCTATCAAGGCCCAATGCTATGTCATACCCATAATCACTGGCAGTGGACAAACAGAGGCCTTATTTCTCAGGATGTACCACCCATGAGGATTAGTAAACAATTCGATGCCCTTCTctacctgcagggggcagcaagcAGCTAGAATTGTTTAGTAATATGTtcaggggggtttaaaggggtgtactctgtcaaaaatctttttctttcaaatcaactggtgtcagaaagttatatagatttgtaatttccttgtatttaaaaagtcttctagtacttattagctgctgtatgtcctgcaggaagtggtgtattctctccagtctgacacggtgctctccgctgccacctctgtccatgtcaggaactgtccagagcagcagcaaatcatcatagaaaacctctcctgctctggacagttcctgacatggacagaggtggcagcactatgTCAGGCTGAAAAAATACATAATtcccagcaggacatacagcagctgataagtactggaaaactgaagatttttaactagaagtaaattacaactctataaaactttctgacaccagctgatctgaaagaaaaagtattttgctagagtacccctttaaaaactaatTGGTCagtagtcactagagatgagggaatttgaGCACACTTAGGTCCATTCAAACCAGAGCGTGTGGCTTTAGctgaaagttggatgcagccctagggagtcctggaaaacatgagtaTGGCCTATGGGAGtatccatgtttttgtggcagccttaaggctgcatccaacttcttccaccatcggtaatcaaatgccgcacaatcAGGTTCAAACGGCCTGCACTGCTCTAGTAGTCGCACACTTAAAGTGTCccagtcacttaaaaaaaaaaaaaaaattgacattcaGACCAactgatcacatttttttttttttttttttaaagtgacagggacataTCAGACTTTAATTGACGCTATGCTCACacccagtatttttgctcagtattttggtcctcataatgcaaccaaaaccaggagtgagttgaaaaaacagaaaggctctgttcacacactgttgaaatttagtggatggactGCAGTACcaacggatgatcttcatttctgctgaattcggaattcaccactgcacacaatggcttcggacgcacgctccattgtgtgacaagtcagttttcatggaatcccggccggagcatataccatgTGCATACACTTCGGCTGGTATTCCATTCATTACAATGGAAcgtgtgttttgtataaatcatggccgttgttgcaaattgcaacaacggccgtgatttatccaaaacatacgttgtgtgaacatggccttaatgtgtATACCCAGTTTATCTCGACAGGATCAACCAAGCATCTAATTTGTATTGTGGCCCCCAACTTTACACCTATAGAAaatgtcaggggagagaaggatgaggcatgttggattttaacgctcagtccctctcttgtctcctggGTCGATAAGCTGCCAAAGATGTCTGACAGTGGCTTTCCCCTCTTTCCCTATTCCGAATACATGTATGGTCAACCAGGATGAGCGTGTGTGTGTAAGGTGGTGGGACCAGCTAATATGTATGACCAGCTTTACTAAGCAggctttaaagggcttatccagtgctacaaaaacatggccacattctttcagagacaacatgactcttgtctccagttcaggtgtggtttgcaattaaaggggttttccagcgctacaaaaacatggccactttccccctactgttgtctccagtttgggtggggttttaagactcagttccattgaagtgaatggagcttaattgcaaactgcacctgagctggagacaacagcagggggaaaagtgcccatgtttttgtagcgctggataacccctttaagctccattcactttaataaaactgagcaacaaaacccagcccaagctggagacaaaagtagtgctgtctctgcaagaaagtggtcaattttttgtagcgctggataacccctttaaatagttactCACCCAGTAGCAGCAGCCATGATGCATCCGCCATCTTCTGGTTTGGCTGTGCAACAACCGGCAGAGTCATGGCTCATTCCGAAATTATGTCCCATTTCATGGGCCATAGTGGCTGCGACTCCGATTGCATTGTCTGAATGATCCTGCAATGACATAAACAAGTTGTACTGAATACACAAAATAACGCAGAGGGAAGAAGATTGTATATATAGATGAGCCGGGCAGCGGTAATGGGTACACGTAATGCCAGTATACATAGGAATTAAGTGGTCATTGAATACGCTTACCATGTTCACCCCTCCAGACTGGAAGGAAGAGCACATCGCCTGTAGCGGAGCCAGTCCAATTGTTGTACCATGGAAAGTGCGCCCTCTGCAGGATGGAGGGAAATGTTACAAACAAGGCAGGAAATAGACAATTGCCTTCTTCTATATTCACCAGATTGCAATCCTAGGGTAGTGATCGTCTCAAAGAAGATGGCAAATATACATAATACATGGCAGAACAGAAAATCTGGTCTGGATAAGAGGGTAACTAACAAACTGATGACAAGTTCTTTCTCCACTGTCTTGGCGTTAAAATCCTATGCATAAAGTCATGTCCCCTTCCTCAAAACATTTCATGACGCCCCCATGTGCTAAAATTCTTTGCATTACAATGTAGCATGCTAGGGGGGGTTACGGCTCTTAGACAGGGATGCCAAAGCTATTATGTAAGCGGGGAAGTTTCCTTACTTTGGACTAAAGCTATATAAGAGCCCAGCAATGACACAAACATTCGGCAGTATGACGTGCATCTATTCTATAACTCATCACCTATTATTCATATAACCCCAACCTATTCCATAGAGATGTACACAGAACACATCTGTATACGGCttaattaaaggagttatccagcgttagaaaaacatggccactttcttccagagacagcaccactcttgtctccagttcgggtgtggGTTgcaattaaagagtcactgtcgtatttttttttttgcagaaatcaatagtccaggcgattttaagaaactttgtaattgggtttattagccaaatctgccattatctgcatgtaaaaagccttttcccaggtccccccctccttcctctttttcatccactctgaaaaatcagaaaattgtgacttgttgcaggagacgtccccagtctgctctagggagaggggaggaggaaggagggagttagccggcagcagaaagcagataacagaggattacaggcatggagctgggtgacagctgtaatccgagctcagacaggtcactggtgatggtcagaacagataacgggtgagggatttgtagattaactctttgttgtcctgttttggtcttctctttagctctctccataggagaacaatgaagacaggggggagagcttcaaactgctttttcatgataaaaatgcatttttcggatcataaacccaattacaaagtttcttaaaatcgcctggactattgatttctgcaaaaaaaaatttcacgacagtgacactttaagctccattcacttcaatggaataaagttacagaacctgcacccaacctggagacaagagtggtgctgtctctagaggaaagtggccatgtttttatagcgctggaaaatccctttaaaatctttttttttttttggttgggtATCTTCAGTGTTTGATCGGTTTTGCCATATGGTCCATACTTGGACCCTAAATGACACTGAGAACTGTACAATTGAGGTCACCTTCATACTTATCCTTACGTTATGAGCTGTGCATTGTCGTGTGGCGTCTTCAACAGGATCTTTCGTCTCCAGGACAGGAAGGCACGTAAGGTGACGTATGGATTCTCGGACACATTGCACTTATCTCCCGCTGTCCAGACCTCTAATCCAACCAGAGCAATACGGATCTTCAGAGCCCTGTAAAACTAGATGGAGGGCTGATATCAGTATAAGGATTAGAACGACAGCCATGTTCTTAGTTATATACACCCAGGACATATATGCTGTAGGGGCCATCGGGACAGCTCAAGTCTTCCCCAATAGAAACTGAATGGGACTGTCTATAttcttataatattatataagaGGGACTATCTAGGCCTTGTAATATTATATGAGAGTATGAAACCAGCTGGTTGAATGAACAAGCAGTGGCCATCCCTGTGCCTTATATATGGCAGATATGTGGCGGTATAGGCAGACACATTGAGTGGTTTGTATCCTAGCTTATTAGATGGTGATAATAGTAGTCATATGTTTTGTGTGTATTTATTACGTCTTGTACCTTATCTATATAGTTGGTCACTTCCAGCATCTTGCGCTGAGTTCGCTCCAAGTCGAGGTCGTGTTTCTGGTACTGGATGTGAGAAAACAACAATCAATGTAAATGAAATATATAGAGATCATAGACATGGCTGTCGAGTCTAGCAGGTATGTATGAGTATGGATTACAGAGGCTGGACTGTCTGGATTCCTGCATGTACTGAGAGATGGAAAAACCTCAGATTCATATGAATATTCACTTAGCTTTCCTGTATGAATACCGCCATGGGACTGCCATGACACTATATGCTAGGGTAGTAATGGAGTACAAGTAAAGTAATAGTACTAGAGTAGTAGTCGTACAGCAAAGTAGTAGTGCAGTGGAGTAGATATAGTATTGGAGTAGTAGTATAGCAGGGAAGTAAAAACAGAATAGCAGCAGTGCTGTAAAGCAGAAGAATAGAGAAGTAGGAGTAGTAATAGAAGTAGTAAAGCTGAGTGGCAATAGTAGAAGGGGTGAGGATGAGTAGACGAGAATTACAGTAAAACAATAGTAGAAGAGGAGTAGTAGAGtacaggagtagtagtagtagtagtagtagtactacagtAGAATAGTACAAGAGTAAATTGTAGTAGTAGAAGAGCAGAAGTGTACAAGTAAATCAGTAGTGGAGAAGTAGTAGTGTAAAGGAGTAGTAGAATAGCATTTCAGTAGTAGAGGACCAGTACATTGGAGGAGAACGAAGACGAGGAGGTGTATAGATGTAGAGAAGTAGTAGAGTAAAGGAGTAGTAGAGTTTCAGTTTAATAGTAGAGGCCCAGTACATTGGAGGAGGACGAAGAGGAGGATGAGTATAGATGTAGAAAAGTAGTAGAGTAAAGGAGTAGTAGAGTAAAGGAGTAGTAGAGTATCGGTTcaatagtagtagtagagcagtacagAAGAGGAGCAGTAGAGTAGATGTAGAGATGTAATAGAGTACAGGATTAGCAGAGTAGTAATAGCGTAGTACAGTAGAACAGAAGTAGAAGAGGAGCAGTAGATTAGAGGAGTACTAGTAGAATAGATGTATAGAAGTAGTAAAATAGTagtagggtgtagtagtacaggaacagtaCAATAGAAGAGAAGAATAGTTGAAGAGGAACAGTAGAGGAGAGTAATGTAAAGTATTAATAGAGTACATGATTAGTAGAGGAGTAGTACAGTAGGATACGGTAGAGGAGTAGTACAGTACAGGAGTAGTACAGTAGGGTACGGTAGAGTAGAACAGTAGGGTACGGTAGAGTAGAggagtagtatagtataggagtAGTACAGTagggtacagtacagtacaggattaGTACAGTAGGGTACGGTAGAATAGAGTAGTACAGTACAGGAATAGTACAGTAGGGTATGGTAGaatacagtagtacagtacaggagcagtacAGTAGGGTACGGTAGAGTAGAggagtagtatagtataggagtAGTACAGTAGGGTACAGTACAGGATTAGTACAGTAGGGTACGGTAGAGTAGAGGATAGAGGAGTAGTAAAGTATAGGAGTAGTACAGTAGGGTACGGTACAGTACAGGAGTAGTACAGTACAGGATTAGTACAGTAGAGGAGTAGTACAGTAGGGTACGTTAGAGGAGTACTACAGTACAGGAGTAGTACAGTTGGGTACGGTACAGTACAGGAGTAGTACAGTAGGGTACGGTAGAGTAGAGGAGTAGTACAGTACAGGAGTAGTACAGTAGAGGAGTAGTACAGTAGGGTACGGTAGAGTAGAGGAGTAGTACAGTAGGGTACAGTAGAATAGAGTAGTACAGTACAGGGGTAGTACAGTAGGGTACGGTAGAGTAGAGGAGTAGTACAGTAGGGTACGGTAGAATAGAGTAGTACAGTACAGGGGTAGTACAGTAGGGTACGGTAGAATACAGTAGTACAGGAGTAGTACAGTAGGGTACGGTAGAGTAGTACAGTACAGAAGTAGTACAGTAGGGTACAGTAGTGTAGATATTAGTACAGTAGGGTACGGTAGAGTAGGGGAGTAGTACTGTAGGGTATGGTAGAGTAGGGGAGTGGTACAGTAGGGGAGTAGTACTGTAGGGTACGGTAGAGTAGGGGAGTAGTACTGTAGGGCACGGTAGAGTAGGGGAGTAGTACTGTAGGGTATGGTAGAGTAGGGGAGTGGTACAGTAGGGGAGTAGTACTGTAGGGTACGGTAGAGTAGAGAAGTGGTACACTAGGGTACAGTAGAGTAGAAGTAGAGAAGAATAGTAGTAGTATGGGAGTAGTACAGTAAAGTAGTAACTGAGTGGAGTAGTAGAGTGGTGTGGTagtaaagtagtagtagtacagtagagTAAAGTAGTAGAATATTAGAATAATAGCAGAGTAGCACAGGAGCAGGAGTAGTAAAACAGTAGGAGTAGAGTGGTGGGGGTAGTATAGTATTAGAGCAGTAGAATACAATAGCAATACAGTAGCGTAGTAgcgtagtagcagtagtagtagtagagcagagtacagcagaatAGAGTAGTGTAGTactagagtagtagtagtaacatgTAACCATATGATATaagattatatatcagaaaattatTATATAAGGATTATATAAAATCACTCAGTAAGTAACACCAAACTACTTTACCTCAGCGTAGTCAGCGACCAGGTAAAGCTCCACACACCTGTCCCCCTCCGCATCTTCTCTCCTCACCTGCAGGATACACAAGAGCTCTGCTTCCATACTGTGGTAATTATAGGAATTTAAAGATGTACAGGAACAGGCCATGAATATCACAGCACGGGTGACGGATCGCTGATGTCATGTGTGTGATGGATGGCAACACCAGTCCCTGAACTGTCCTATATAACATTTGTATAGTGtcctagtgtgtgtgtgggtatgtatggggccctgcagcCTTGAGTTATTATATAGCCATATGTTTAGAGAActgctcagtgacctttatatTCCTATAatttactgtaagggggagatgATCCCTTATAAATAATCCACGTAAAGTCATCCAGGGAATACAAGAATCTGTCCGCTTTCACTGTTACAGTATAAATAATAGTCCACTATAGTGTACAGGGCGTACATCACTTCCAGCCCGCAGAGAGAAGACTTAGCCGAGGACATGGAATAACACAGGACGGACAGATGTTCCATCTCTGAAGTATACAAGATCAGAGATCTCCTGGATCCGCCCAGTACGGATGACTCCAAACATCTGCACCAGATGGCGGCCTCACCAGGGGGATGTGATGTGTATGGACACATCTGCAATGTGTGACATCCATATAACAGACATCTGCTTCACGCATCCATCTCTCGGGAGCGTAATGTGAGGAAGAAACTATTTTGACGGAAATCATGACATCCAGGGGTTTATGCGTGTTAAGTCTTACAATAACATTGGCTGCTACTATGGTATAGGCCTGGGTTTTGGCGTGTTTAACTagtaattaaagggattatccagcgaaaatctttttctttcaaattaaatggtttcagaaagttatatagatttg from Dendropsophus ebraccatus isolate aDenEbr1 chromosome 1, aDenEbr1.pat, whole genome shotgun sequence includes these protein-coding regions:
- the ADAM19 gene encoding disintegrin and metalloproteinase domain-containing protein 19 isoform X2 yields the protein MSLRNRRHLMKGISYESHLEKIWSHSEVITPLWLTPSGLQDKINDRYPADAEVMVMAEGRKMILSLQRNEQLIHMNYRQVHYSSGDIPIMHKPNMTDHCYYHGAVHGQNDSSVAVSTCSGIRGLITLSDGTSYVLEPLLGDGDRHLIYRAEYLQIEKGKCGHTDSSKRPVSNFTDHHLPPHHRVRREDAEGDRCVELYLVADYAEYQKHDLDLERTQRKMLEVTNYIDKFYRALKIRIALVGLEVWTAGDKCNVSENPYVTLRAFLSWRRKILLKTPHDNAQLITGRTFHGTTIGLAPLQAMCSSFQSGGVNMDHSDNAIGVAATMAHEMGHNFGMSHDSAGCCTAKPEDGGCIMAAATGHPFPKVFNACNRRELDRFLRSGGGMCLSNTPDTKTLYGGARCGNGFLEEGEQCDCGDLEQCDNPCCNATTCTLLPGAECAHGTCCHQCRLRPPGFPCRKTSRSCDLPEYCTGRSPECPPNSFQLDGTSCQNGEAFCYNGRCLTHQQQCRQLWGNGASIAPDICFERINSAGDQYGNCGRDMNGEYRKCEAKHAKCGKIQCLSPAYKPIEHSAVAIDTTISVQGRRILCRGTHVYRITEEEDMMDPGLVLSGTKCGENQICFEGQCKNISFLQVDECAKKCNGHGICNNNQNCHCLPGWKPPYCNQSGDGGSIDSGPVPADGSQSVAFWIFIPLSLLAGFIVMLVAYRHRHGCLKRFLHPDNVAVAGSLHKSESGEKARLDSTSRPRPHIQVCPNSPINLQSSNGTSEQRSSSKDQHGGHHPVSKPLEGGTMKNTQTRIPPPSRPPPPPPTHPPPKVLQPPRKTPPPPIPPSRKRPTAKE
- the ADAM19 gene encoding disintegrin and metalloproteinase domain-containing protein 19 isoform X3 codes for the protein MNEQLIHMNYRQVHYSSGDIPIMHKPNMTDHCYYHGAVHGQNDSSVAVSTCSGIRGLITLSDGTSYVLEPLLGDGDRHLIYRAEYLQIEKGKCGHTDSSKRPVSNFTDHHLPPHHRVRREDAEGDRCVELYLVADYAEYQKHDLDLERTQRKMLEVTNYIDKFYRALKIRIALVGLEVWTAGDKCNVSENPYVTLRAFLSWRRKILLKTPHDNAQLITGRTFHGTTIGLAPLQAMCSSFQSGGVNMDHSDNAIGVAATMAHEMGHNFGMSHDSAGCCTAKPEDGGCIMAAATGHPFPKVFNACNRRELDRFLRSGGGMCLSNTPDTKTLYGGARCGNGFLEEGEQCDCGDLEQCDNPCCNATTCTLLPGAECAHGTCCHQCRLRPPGFPCRKTSRSCDLPEYCTGRSPECPPNSFQLDGTSCQNGEAFCYNGRCLTHQQQCRQLWGNGASIAPDICFERINSAGDQYGNCGRDMNGEYRKCEAKHAKCGKIQCLSPAYKPIEHSAVAIDTTISVQGRRILCRGTHVYRITEEEDMMDPGLVLSGTKCGENQICFEGQCKNISFLQVDECAKKCNGHGICNNNQNCHCLPGWKPPYCNQSGDGGSIDSGPVPADGSQSVAFWIFIPLSLLAGFIVMLVAYRHRHGCLKRFLHPDNVAVAGSLHKSESGEKARLDSTSRPRPHIQVCPNSPINLQSSNGTSEQRSSSKDQHGGHHPVSKPLEGGTMKNTQTRIPPPSRPPPPPPTHPPPKVLQPPRKTPPPPIPPSRKRPTAKE
- the ADAM19 gene encoding disintegrin and metalloproteinase domain-containing protein 19 isoform X1, with protein sequence MEDGAARPGGTRVWMGIWVVMMLGAPVPGTAAGISYESHLEKIWSHSEVITPLWLTPSGLQDKINDRYPADAEVMVMAEGRKMILSLQRNEQLIHMNYRQVHYSSGDIPIMHKPNMTDHCYYHGAVHGQNDSSVAVSTCSGIRGLITLSDGTSYVLEPLLGDGDRHLIYRAEYLQIEKGKCGHTDSSKRPVSNFTDHHLPPHHRVRREDAEGDRCVELYLVADYAEYQKHDLDLERTQRKMLEVTNYIDKFYRALKIRIALVGLEVWTAGDKCNVSENPYVTLRAFLSWRRKILLKTPHDNAQLITGRTFHGTTIGLAPLQAMCSSFQSGGVNMDHSDNAIGVAATMAHEMGHNFGMSHDSAGCCTAKPEDGGCIMAAATGHPFPKVFNACNRRELDRFLRSGGGMCLSNTPDTKTLYGGARCGNGFLEEGEQCDCGDLEQCDNPCCNATTCTLLPGAECAHGTCCHQCRLRPPGFPCRKTSRSCDLPEYCTGRSPECPPNSFQLDGTSCQNGEAFCYNGRCLTHQQQCRQLWGNGASIAPDICFERINSAGDQYGNCGRDMNGEYRKCEAKHAKCGKIQCLSPAYKPIEHSAVAIDTTISVQGRRILCRGTHVYRITEEEDMMDPGLVLSGTKCGENQICFEGQCKNISFLQVDECAKKCNGHGICNNNQNCHCLPGWKPPYCNQSGDGGSIDSGPVPADGSQSVAFWIFIPLSLLAGFIVMLVAYRHRHGCLKRFLHPDNVAVAGSLHKSESGEKARLDSTSRPRPHIQVCPNSPINLQSSNGTSEQRSSSKDQHGGHHPVSKPLEGGTMKNTQTRIPPPSRPPPPPPTHPPPKVLQPPRKTPPPPIPPSRKRPTAKE